Proteins encoded in a region of the Benincasa hispida cultivar B227 chromosome 2, ASM972705v1, whole genome shotgun sequence genome:
- the LOC120071639 gene encoding omega-hydroxypalmitate O-feruloyl transferase-like, protein MTLKRKRSARLKLGTTSNHPHSLSPPSYTSTLYTYTSTKSSPQLPVIARPAQIYSSQNCFYFQMAGSGKNGFQLDVEQHKPTLITPAQETPKGLYFLSNLDQNIAVIVRTIYSFKSESRGNEDAAQVIKDALSKVLVHYYPLAGRLTLSSDKKLIVNCTAEGAVFVEAEADCSIEDIGDITKPDPDTLGKLVYDIPGATNILQMPPLVAQVTKFKCGGFVVGLCMNHCMFDGIGAMEFVNSWGETARGLPLAVPPFLDRSILKAREPPVIEFPHREFDEIEDVSNTSKLYGDEEMHYRSFCFEPEKLNKLKQRVIEDGVLKKCTTFEALSGFVWRARTEALRMRPDQQTKLLFAVDGRSRFQPPIPKGYSGNAIVLTNSLCSAGELLENPLSFGVGLVQKAVEMITDNYMRSAIDFFEATRLRPSLAATLLITTWSRLGFHTTDFGWGEPVFSGPVALPEKEVILFLSHGKERKSINVLLGLPASAMEIFQQAMQI, encoded by the exons ATGACACTGAAAAGAAAACGCAGTGCACGACTCAAATTAGGCACAACTTCCAACCACCctcactctctctctcctccTTCCTATACTTCTACTTTATATACATACACATCCACAAAATCATCTCCTCAGCTCCCAGTAATAGCACGGCCTGCACAAATATATTCTTCTCAAAACTGTTTTTATTTTCAG ATGGCTGGCAGCGGTAAAAATGGTTTTCAACTCGACGTCGAGCAGCATAAACCCACTCTGATCACTCCTGCACAGGAAACACCAAAGGGTCTTTACTTCCTCTCCAACCTCGATCAGAACATTGCAGTCATTGTCCGTACCATTTACTCCTTCAAATCAGAGTCCAGAGGCAATGAAGATGCGGCCCAAGTCATTAAAGACGCTCTTTCCAAAGTGCTTGTCCATTACTATCCCCTTGCTGGGCGGCTCACTCTCAGCTCCGACAAGAAGCTCATTGTGAACTGTACTGCGGAGGGAGCTGTCTTTGTGGAGGCCGAGGCTGACTGTTCCATTGAAGACATTGGAGATATAACCAAGCCTGACCCGGACACTCTTGGCAAGCTCGTCTATGACATTCCTGGCGCTACCAACATTCTTCAGATGCCTCCTCTTGTTGCCCAG GTAACTAAGTTCAAATGTGGTGGATTCGTTGTGGGGTTGTGTATGAATCATTGTATGTTTGATGGGATTGGGGCAATGGAATTTGTGAATTCGTGGGGTGAAACGGCAAGGGGTTTGCCTTTGGCAGTCCCGCCGTTTCTAGATAGAAGTATTCTGAAAGCACGAGAGCCGCCGGTGATTGAGTTTCCTCACCGGGAATTCGATGAGATAGAAGATGTATCCAACACTTCTAAGCTTTATGGAGACGAGGAGATGCATTATCGGTCGTTCTGTTTCGAGCCGGAGAAGCTGAATAAACTTAAACAGAGAGTGATTGAAGATGGGGTTTTGAAGAAATGCACCACGTTTGAAGCTCTATCGGGATTTGTGTGGAGGGCAAGAACAGAGGCTCTAAGAATGCGACCCGATCAACAAACAAAGCTTCTCTTCGCCGTCGACGGACGGTCTAGGTTCCAGCCACCAATACCGAAAGGGTATTCTGGAAACGCCATCGTTTTAACCAACTCGCTATGCAGCGCCGGCGAGCTTCTGGAAAATCCACTGTCGTTTGGGGTGGGGCTGGTTCAGAAGGCGGTGGAGATGATCACGGACAACTACATGAGGTCGGCCATCGATTTCTTTGAAGCGACGAGATTAAGGCCTTCTCTGGCGGCGACTCTGTTGATTACTACTTGGTCGAGGCTAGGGTTCCACACGACGGACTTCGGGTGGGGGGAGCCGGTGTTTTCAGGGCCGGTGGCGTTGCCGGAAAAAGAGGTGATTCTATTCCTATCTCATGGGAAAGAAAGGAAGAGCATAAATGTGCTTTTGGGGCTTCCAGCTTCTGCCATGGAAATCTTCCAACAGGCGATGCAAATTTGA
- the LOC120070864 gene encoding protein DEK-like yields the protein MASLNIEDKKAGDGAPVGEKKKLEGKQDSKDEDASRGRKLEKEKTDIADKEEATSEEVNGDAKPGESKEDEEDKADPEIQEEGEEQGTAENDEAEETNSDKKEEESAEEDDKGDNEVETEGEGEEEESEVSKKGSKVDAKKDRNASVKSRKNSAEKKGKKDSSLKEPVTPTIERPARERKTVERYSVPSPGRLGRSSASKTLSIEKGRGTTLKDIPNVAFKLSKRKADDNLQLLHTILFGKKAKAQTLKRNISQFSGYVWVENEEKQRTKVKEKLDKCVKEKLVDFCDVLNIPINKASVKKEELSAKLLEFLESPHATTDVLLADKEQKVKKRRRASSGKTVGSGESAEVPAKKQKSQPTKKRKHTSEVEEEEEDKVETSNEKDDSHDKEDDDDDATASKEEIDEKDKSDEDDKTLEKMPSPKKSSKKAGKDDSGSKSVEKSSSKKAAVKSAKEAAKSTKKSSNSTSKKDAVKSAASPSKPKGTPKKQKVEEKKPVKEKPSGKKQTSKAPAKISVEEQGKGKSSKKVKKEPSREEMHEVVVNILKQVDFNTATLSDILRQLGTHFGVDLMHRKAEVKDIITDVINNMSDEEEEADDGGDDTDKDEDKDEDA from the exons ATGGCGTCTCTGAACATAGAGGACAAGAAAGCAGGTGACGGAGCTCCTGTCGGGGAGAAAAAGAAACTCGAAGGGAAGCAAGACAGCAAGGATGAAGATGCTTCCCGAGGCCGGAAGctggaaaaagaaaagactGACATAGCTGATAAAGAGGAAGCTACTAGCGAAGAGGTAAATGGTGATGCTAAACCCGGTGAGAGTAAGGAGGATGAGGAGGATAAAGCTGACCCGGAAATTCAAGAAGAAGGTGAGGAACAGGGCACTGCTGAAAATGATGAAGCCGAAGAAACAAATTCTGacaagaaagaggaagaaagcGCAGAGGAGGACGATAAAGGTGACAACGAGGTTGAAACTGAAGGCGAAGGTGAAGAGGAAGAAAGCGAGGTTTCGAAGAAGGGATCAAAGGTCGATGCTAAGAAGGATAGAAATGCGTCTGTGAAATCAAGAAAAAATTCTgcagaaaagaaaggaaaaaaagattcCAGTTTGAAGGAGCCGGTCACCCCAACCATTGAGAGGCCAGCCAGGGAGAGAAAGACAGTTGAGCGGTATTCCGTGCCATCGCCAGGGAGGTTGGGAAGGTCTTCTGCAAGCAAAACTCTCTCAATTGAAAAG GGCCGCGGCACTACGCTGAAGGATATTCCGAACG TGGCTTTCAAATTGTCAAAGAgaaaagctgatgacaatctGCAACTACTTCATACAATTCTGTTTGGAAAGAAAGCAAAG GCTCAAACCTTGAAAAGGAATATAAGCCAGTTTTCGGGTTATGTTTGGGTAGAGAATGAG GAAAAACAAAGGACGAAGGTAAAGGAGAAGCTTGATAAGTGTGTGAAAGAAAAATTGGTGGATTTTTGTGACGTGTTAAATATCCCAATAAATAAAGCTAGTGTAAAGAAG GAGGAGCTCTCAGCAAAGTTGTTAGAATTTTTGGAGTCACCACATGCTACAACTGATGTTTTGCTGGCTGACAAGGAGCAG AAAGTCAAAAAGCGACGGAGGGCCAGTTCAGGCAAGACAGTTGGTTCTGGAGAATCTGCAGAAGTGCCTGCTAAG AAACAAAAATCTCAGCCTACAAAGAAGAGAAAACATACCTCGGaggttgaggaagaagaagaggataaAGTTGAAACCTCAAATGAGAAGGATGATTCCCATGATAAAGAAGATGACGATGATGATGCAACTGCctcaaaagaagaaattgatGAAAAAGATAAATCAGATGAGGATGATAAGACACTGGAAAAAATGCCTAGTCCAAAAAAGTCATCTAAGAAGGCTGGAAAAGATGATTCTGGTTCTAAATCTGTTGAAAAATCTTCTTCAAAGAAAGCAGCTGTAAAATCTGCTAAAGAAGCTGCAAAATCAACAAAGAAATCATCTAATTCGACTTCAAAAAAGGATGCTGTCAAATCTGCTGCCTCACCATCAAAGCCAAAGGGCACGCCAAAAAAGCAAAAAGTGGAGGAAAAGAAGCCCGTGAAGGAAAAACCTTCAGGCAAGAAACAAACAAGCAAAGCCCCTGCAAAGATTTCTGTGGAAGAACAAG GTAAGGGAAAAAGTAGCAAGAAAGTTAAGAAAGAACCCAGTAGGGAGGAGATGCATGAAGTTGTAGTTAATATTCTGAAGCAAGTTGATTTCAATACT GCAACTTTGTCTGACATTCTCAGGCAACTTG GTACCCACTTCGGTGTGGATTTAATGCATAGGAAAGCAGAGGTGAAGGATATTATCACAGATGTGATAAATAACATGAGTGATGAAGAAGAGGAAGCTGATGATGGTGGTGATGATACGGACAAAGATGAGGACAAGGATGAGGATGCTTAA